The Saccharomonospora cyanea NA-134 genome includes a region encoding these proteins:
- a CDS encoding VOC family protein, which yields MRLENIVWDAREPQRLGAFWAAALGAECLTDQPDGYEARLSFDGEFFLDLCFQRVAHPSTSPARLHPDLAGGKAQAEVVDRLRGLGAEHVDIGQGDVPWVVLADPEGNAFCVMEHRDAYVGAEPIAALPMASSSPQRDAEFWAEITGWVPFDGVAPATLRHPSGLGPLLEFCAESEPKRGKNRLHLDVRPDRAGDEAVLARLTELGASRLAPDVPGLPWTVYTDLSGNEFCVLAPLS from the coding sequence ATGAGACTGGAGAACATCGTCTGGGACGCCCGGGAGCCGCAGCGGCTGGGCGCGTTCTGGGCCGCCGCCCTTGGCGCCGAGTGCCTGACGGACCAGCCGGACGGGTACGAAGCCCGCCTCAGCTTCGATGGTGAGTTCTTCCTGGATCTCTGCTTCCAGCGAGTCGCGCACCCGTCGACGTCACCTGCGCGGCTCCACCCGGACCTGGCGGGCGGAAAGGCACAGGCCGAGGTGGTCGATCGTCTTCGTGGCCTCGGCGCCGAGCACGTCGACATCGGCCAGGGCGACGTGCCGTGGGTCGTACTCGCGGATCCGGAGGGCAACGCGTTCTGCGTCATGGAACACCGTGACGCCTACGTCGGTGCGGAGCCGATCGCGGCCCTGCCGATGGCCAGCTCCTCACCGCAGCGGGATGCGGAGTTCTGGGCCGAGATCACCGGCTGGGTTCCCTTCGACGGGGTCGCACCCGCGACCCTGCGTCATCCCTCGGGCCTCGGGCCGTTGCTGGAGTTCTGCGCCGAGTCGGAGCCGAAGCGGGGAAAGAACCGCCTCCACCTCGACGTCCGCCCTGACCGCGCCGGGGACGAGGCCGTCCTCGCGCGGCTGACCGAACTCGGCGCGAGCAGGCTCGCACCCGACGTGCCGGGTCTCCCGTGGACGGTGTACACCGACCTGTCCGGCAACGAGTTCTGCGTTCTGGCACCGCTGTCGTAG
- a CDS encoding nuclear transport factor 2-like protein: MTAATRPQPLEAVERYEAFWNAGTSDEQRRIAAEAFVDEIEYRALPGVLTGVDAMIDFRAQLVEHVGSVTYRSRTAPDHHHDRARLRWEVVLADGTSFAEGTDILTLTSDGRVSSVTAFLDRAPQGFDEGGEAHSHD; the protein is encoded by the coding sequence ATGACCGCAGCAACCCGTCCGCAACCGCTGGAGGCCGTCGAGAGGTACGAAGCCTTCTGGAACGCGGGGACGAGTGACGAGCAACGGCGGATCGCCGCCGAGGCGTTCGTCGACGAGATCGAGTACCGCGCGCTGCCGGGGGTGCTGACAGGGGTCGACGCGATGATCGACTTCCGGGCGCAGCTCGTGGAGCACGTGGGGTCGGTGACCTACCGGTCCCGCACCGCGCCGGACCACCACCACGATCGCGCTCGCCTCCGCTGGGAGGTCGTGCTCGCCGACGGAACGTCGTTCGCGGAGGGCACCGACATCCTGACCCTCACCTCCGACGGCCGGGTCTCCTCGGTGACGGCGTTCCTCGACCGTGCCCCGCAGGGATTCGACGAGGGAGGCGAAGCCCACTCGCACGACTGA
- a CDS encoding helix-turn-helix domain-containing protein yields the protein MTMSDGDVGQLVRRWRLRRRRSQLDVSLAAEVSTRHLSFIETGRAVPSRAMIERLCDELDVPLRERNAFYLAAGLAPVHRERPLSELGAARAAVEAVLDGHEPNPAAAVDIHWDLLACNKAMARFLTDLPPEVAGPPPNMLRVTMHPSGFASRLRNAAEWRAHTLRRVRRQLERTADPVLADLLAELESYPAPVPADDREPASNGISTPMRLVTDAGELSLLYTVTVFGSPRDITLDEIAIETFFPADDATRSALRRLAGDVRDRERSGTGLTR from the coding sequence ATGACCATGAGCGACGGCGATGTCGGACAACTGGTGCGCCGGTGGCGGCTGCGACGGCGGCGATCGCAACTCGACGTCTCCCTGGCGGCCGAGGTGTCGACGCGGCACCTCAGCTTCATCGAGACCGGCCGAGCGGTCCCCAGCCGCGCGATGATCGAGCGGCTCTGCGACGAACTCGACGTCCCTCTCCGGGAGCGCAACGCGTTCTATCTCGCGGCGGGTCTCGCCCCGGTACACCGCGAGCGCCCGCTGTCCGAGCTCGGCGCCGCACGCGCCGCCGTCGAAGCGGTGCTCGACGGCCACGAACCAAACCCGGCTGCCGCGGTCGACATCCACTGGGATCTCCTCGCCTGCAACAAGGCCATGGCGAGGTTTCTCACCGACCTTCCCCCGGAGGTCGCCGGGCCGCCCCCGAACATGCTCCGGGTGACCATGCACCCCAGCGGGTTCGCGAGCCGGCTTCGCAATGCCGCGGAGTGGCGCGCGCACACGCTGCGCCGGGTACGGCGGCAGCTGGAGCGAACCGCCGATCCGGTCCTGGCCGACCTGCTCGCCGAACTCGAGTCCTACCCGGCGCCGGTCCCGGCCGACGACCGCGAACCGGCCTCGAACGGGATCAGCACGCCCATGCGCCTGGTGACCGACGCCGGTGAACTCTCACTCCTGTACACCGTCACGGTGTTCGGCTCGCCTCGGGACATCACACTCGACGAGATCGCGATCGAGACGTTCTTCCCCGCGGACGACGCCACCCGCTCCGCCCTGCGGCGCCTGGCCGGGGACGTGCGTGACCGAGAGCGCTCCGGAACCGGACTCACACGTTGA
- a CDS encoding type II toxin-antitoxin system death-on-curing family toxin, translating into MKVEYLALEDLLALADDLGVLEVRDIGLLDSAAYRPRTSVLTQDAYPTLHEKAAVLLESIVRNHPLVDGNKRLGWMATFTFYGLNGVDLDAPEDEAYDLVIGVSTGSLGYADAATRLAEWTRPDVAGPREPVEFRFNV; encoded by the coding sequence GTGAAGGTCGAGTACCTCGCCCTCGAGGACCTGCTCGCTCTGGCGGACGATCTCGGAGTGCTCGAAGTTCGTGACATCGGCCTGCTCGATTCGGCGGCGTACCGTCCGAGAACATCGGTGTTGACTCAGGACGCCTATCCCACCCTGCACGAGAAGGCGGCCGTGCTGCTGGAGTCGATCGTGCGCAATCACCCGTTGGTCGACGGCAACAAACGACTGGGCTGGATGGCCACGTTCACCTTCTACGGGCTCAACGGGGTCGACCTCGACGCACCGGAGGACGAGGCCTACGACCTGGTCATCGGTGTGTCGACAGGATCGCTCGGTTACGCCGACGCCGCGACGCGCCTTGCCGAATGGACGCGGCCTGACGTCGCGGGGCCTCGGGAACCCGTGGAGTTCCGCTTCAACGTGTGA
- a CDS encoding CPCC family cysteine-rich protein codes for MIPLRYHHSARSVSLTASPAVDDRFPCPCCGHRVFEQPAPGSYYICPICFWEDDDVQFRWPTMPGGANKVSLVEAQHNYRTFGACERRVLKHVRPPTEDETVDPAWRPIDLDRDSFEEWATTKERAPWPEDRSVLCWWLPTFWRREGA; via the coding sequence ATGATACCACTCCGGTATCATCACAGCGCTCGAAGCGTGTCGTTGACAGCATCTCCGGCTGTGGATGATCGATTTCCGTGTCCCTGTTGCGGACACCGGGTGTTCGAACAGCCGGCGCCGGGCTCCTACTACATCTGTCCCATCTGCTTCTGGGAGGACGATGACGTCCAGTTCCGCTGGCCGACCATGCCGGGTGGGGCCAACAAGGTCTCCCTCGTCGAAGCCCAACACAACTACCGGACGTTCGGCGCCTGCGAGAGGCGCGTACTGAAGCACGTACGGCCACCGACCGAGGACGAGACCGTCGATCCTGCCTGGCGTCCCATCGACCTCGACCGCGACTCCTTCGAGGAGTGGGCGACAACGAAAGAGCGCGCCCCCTGGCCTGAGGACCGCTCCGTTCTCTGCTGGTGGCTGCCCACCTTCTGGCGCCGCGAGGGCGCCTGA
- a CDS encoding GNAT family N-acetyltransferase, with amino-acid sequence MDIRPLTPPDLPVLLDLTIDTFEPFHEDSFRPLVGEVVFTNRHGSWREDYRRHLAGLHDPGNGRYAAIAEDSGKILGFVGWILQPTERHGEIDLLAVAVGSRRHGIGRALAEHAIARLKTGGAEVVSVNTGGDAFHAPARALYEELGFTPFPNVNYTKAV; translated from the coding sequence ATGGACATCCGTCCGCTCACCCCGCCGGACCTCCCGGTTCTTCTCGACCTGACGATCGACACCTTCGAACCGTTCCACGAGGACTCGTTCCGCCCACTCGTCGGTGAAGTCGTCTTCACCAACCGGCACGGTTCCTGGCGAGAGGACTACCGTCGCCACCTCGCAGGTCTCCATGATCCGGGCAACGGCCGGTACGCCGCGATCGCCGAGGACAGCGGAAAGATCCTGGGCTTCGTCGGGTGGATCCTGCAACCCACCGAGCGCCACGGCGAGATCGATCTCTTGGCGGTCGCGGTGGGCAGTCGTCGTCACGGCATCGGTAGAGCACTCGCCGAGCATGCGATCGCACGACTGAAGACCGGCGGGGCGGAAGTCGTCTCCGTCAACACCGGCGGCGACGCCTTCCATGCCCCCGCCCGAGCCCTCTACGAGGAACTCGGGTTCACGCCGTTCCCGAACGTCAACTACACGAAGGCGGTTTGA
- a CDS encoding alpha/beta hydrolase family protein, which translates to MSPLSQRLPTVPSGGVATHSIAPITLPITGRAHDLELRLTVPVSGQDLPVIVLSHGHGPSNYISSLYGYGPLAQYWAASGFAVIQPTHLDSQTLGLRHTDVAEAPLFWRSRATDVSTILDRLEEIAAFSPVTAGRLSAECIAVAGHSMGAYTASLILGARTLDPETGEIVDLKDERVRVGVLMAAPGRGGDALSRFAAEHYPVFIGTDFSMMDTPALVVRGAADAAAHLTVAGPDWYVDPYRLAPGRKTLVTVAGGEHGLGGVAGYDAAETTDENPERMEFVRQITTAYLRTTLGTDADAWENTRNALRSSPMNGGIESRH; encoded by the coding sequence ATGTCACCTCTGTCCCAGCGTCTTCCCACCGTTCCATCCGGAGGAGTGGCAACGCACTCGATCGCCCCGATCACGTTGCCGATCACCGGACGGGCCCATGATCTCGAGCTGCGCCTGACCGTGCCGGTGTCCGGGCAGGATCTTCCGGTGATCGTCCTGTCGCACGGGCATGGTCCTTCGAACTACATCTCCTCGCTGTACGGCTACGGGCCGCTGGCCCAGTACTGGGCGGCAAGCGGCTTCGCGGTGATCCAGCCGACCCATCTCGACTCTCAGACCTTGGGGCTTCGCCATACGGACGTCGCAGAGGCTCCGCTGTTCTGGCGCTCACGCGCAACTGATGTCTCCACGATTCTCGACAGACTCGAAGAGATCGCCGCATTCTCCCCAGTGACCGCAGGCCGCTTGAGCGCCGAGTGCATCGCGGTGGCCGGGCACTCGATGGGCGCCTATACCGCAAGCCTGATCCTGGGCGCCCGGACTCTGGACCCTGAGACCGGAGAGATTGTGGACCTGAAGGACGAAAGGGTTCGAGTGGGCGTCCTGATGGCCGCTCCGGGGCGGGGAGGTGATGCACTGAGTCGGTTCGCTGCGGAGCACTACCCGGTGTTCATCGGCACTGACTTCTCGATGATGGACACTCCCGCTCTTGTCGTCCGAGGCGCGGCAGACGCTGCCGCACATCTCACGGTCGCGGGACCGGATTGGTACGTAGACCCGTACCGTCTTGCTCCTGGCCGAAAGACGCTCGTGACCGTCGCTGGAGGCGAGCACGGCCTGGGCGGAGTCGCCGGGTACGACGCCGCTGAAACGACAGATGAAAACCCGGAACGTATGGAATTCGTGCGTCAGATCACGACCGCCTACCTGCGCACCACGCTCGGCACAGACGCGGACGCCTGGGAAAACACTCGCAACGCTCTCCGTTCGTCCCCGATGAACGGAGGCATCGAGTCACGCCACTGA
- a CDS encoding TetR/AcrR family transcriptional regulator — protein sequence MDAQRNRDALLDAAAAVFARAGVDAPIRAIAAEAGVGVATLYRHFPERSDLVVAVYNHQIESLANAGTQLMRTAESPADALREWVDLFVDFLATKHGLASAMGSGNPTFRALHAHFLERIVPVCGELLAAGVAAGQLRAEVDPYELMHGIGNICISTGDERYEPRRIVALVLSGLRTG from the coding sequence GTGGATGCCCAGCGCAACCGCGACGCCCTGCTCGACGCGGCTGCTGCGGTGTTCGCCCGCGCCGGCGTCGATGCTCCGATCCGCGCCATTGCGGCCGAGGCTGGAGTGGGCGTGGCAACCCTTTACCGCCACTTTCCTGAACGATCTGACCTGGTGGTTGCCGTCTACAACCACCAGATCGAGTCACTTGCGAACGCAGGAACGCAGCTGATGCGCACCGCGGAGAGTCCGGCCGACGCGCTGCGTGAGTGGGTCGATCTCTTCGTCGATTTCCTGGCGACCAAGCACGGTCTCGCCTCGGCGATGGGATCTGGCAATCCGACCTTCCGGGCACTCCACGCTCACTTCTTGGAACGCATCGTTCCCGTGTGCGGCGAACTGCTCGCGGCAGGGGTGGCAGCTGGCCAGCTTCGGGCAGAAGTCGACCCCTACGAGTTGATGCACGGCATCGGGAACATCTGCATCAGCACAGGGGATGAACGCTATGAGCCGCGACGCATCGTCGCACTCGTTCTTTCCGGGCTCCGCACCGGATAG
- a CDS encoding putative immunity protein — MRRARCDTIRSWRRSNPLGDSARRLLARWVLACAERVLPLFGDDAIQKIQDAVSRTRSCSTGGSSAASEIRKRLIAVRTANSAASPAGAAAARAVVQAAAVAHMGAHALGAAAVENESRWQLANLRERERSALRTLPSPGADSSGPLGPGLLSRGILGTTIREIQLRLE; from the coding sequence GTGCGCCGAGCTCGGTGCGACACGATTCGTTCGTGGCGTCGATCCAACCCCCTTGGTGACTCGGCGCGGAGGCTCCTCGCGCGTTGGGTCCTGGCCTGCGCGGAGCGTGTGCTCCCGCTGTTCGGCGACGACGCGATACAGAAGATCCAGGATGCGGTTTCCCGGACGCGTTCCTGCAGCACCGGAGGAAGCAGTGCGGCCAGTGAGATCCGCAAGCGACTCATCGCCGTGAGAACGGCGAATTCAGCGGCTTCGCCAGCCGGTGCCGCTGCGGCTCGGGCGGTTGTGCAGGCCGCAGCGGTCGCTCACATGGGCGCTCATGCTCTGGGCGCGGCGGCGGTCGAGAACGAGAGCAGATGGCAGCTGGCCAACCTGCGCGAGCGTGAGCGCTCCGCCTTGCGTACGCTCCCGTCACCAGGCGCTGACTCCTCCGGCCCGCTCGGGCCGGGCCTTCTGTCGCGCGGCATCCTGGGAACGACGATCCGGGAGATCCAGCTGCGGCTCGAATAG
- the ychF gene encoding redox-regulated ATPase YchF — translation MSLTLGIVGLPNVGKSTLFNALTRNDVLSANYPFATIEPNVGVVPLPDPRLDKLAEIFESAKTVPATVSFVDIAGIVKGASEGAGLGNKFLANIREANAICQVIRVFDDPDVTHVEGRVDPLSDIETINTELILADLQTLDKALVRLEKEARTKKEKRPEFENAQRAKEILDSGRTLFSAQSEVDLDGLRELSLLTAKPFLYVFNADEPVLTDEARRAELAKLVEPADAVFLDAKVESELLELDDEEAVRELLESVGQEEPGLHALARAGFHTLGLQTYLTAGPKEARAWTIPQGATAPQAAGVIHTDFERGFIKAEVVSFDDLVEAGSMAAARSAGKVRMEGKDYVMADGDVVEFRFNV, via the coding sequence GTGAGTCTCACCCTCGGCATCGTCGGCTTGCCCAACGTGGGCAAGTCCACCCTGTTCAACGCCCTGACCCGCAACGACGTGCTCTCCGCGAACTACCCGTTCGCGACGATCGAGCCCAACGTCGGAGTGGTGCCGTTGCCGGACCCGCGGTTGGACAAGCTGGCCGAGATCTTCGAGTCGGCGAAGACCGTTCCGGCCACCGTCTCGTTCGTCGACATCGCGGGCATCGTCAAGGGGGCGTCCGAAGGCGCGGGACTGGGGAACAAGTTCCTCGCCAACATTCGCGAGGCCAACGCCATCTGCCAGGTCATCAGGGTGTTCGACGACCCGGACGTCACGCACGTCGAGGGTCGCGTCGACCCGCTTTCCGACATCGAGACGATCAACACCGAGCTGATCCTCGCCGACCTGCAGACGCTGGACAAGGCTCTGGTGCGGTTGGAGAAGGAAGCCCGTACCAAGAAGGAGAAGCGGCCCGAGTTCGAGAACGCGCAGCGAGCGAAGGAGATTCTCGATTCGGGCAGGACCCTCTTCTCCGCGCAGAGCGAGGTGGATCTCGACGGTCTGCGGGAGCTGAGCCTGCTCACCGCGAAGCCGTTTCTGTACGTGTTCAACGCCGACGAGCCCGTACTGACCGACGAGGCGCGGCGCGCGGAACTCGCGAAGCTCGTCGAGCCTGCCGACGCGGTGTTCCTCGACGCGAAGGTCGAGTCGGAACTGCTGGAGCTGGACGACGAGGAGGCCGTGCGGGAGCTTCTGGAGTCGGTCGGCCAGGAGGAGCCGGGGCTGCACGCACTCGCACGTGCCGGGTTCCACACGCTCGGCTTGCAGACGTACCTCACGGCGGGGCCGAAGGAGGCGCGCGCCTGGACGATTCCGCAGGGTGCGACGGCGCCACAGGCGGCGGGCGTGATCCACACGGACTTCGAGCGCGGTTTCATCAAGGCCGAGGTGGTGTCCTTCGACGACCTCGTGGAGGCGGGGTCGATGGCGGCGGCCCGCAGCGCGGGCAAGGTCCGCATGGAGGGCAAGGACTACGTCATGGCCGACGGTGACGTGGTGGAGTTCCGCTTCAACGTGTAG
- a CDS encoding AlkA N-terminal domain-containing protein produces the protein MAQVTVTASPMCAGLWRDTERCYRAVSSRDARFDGQFVVAVRTTRIYCRPSCPAMTPKPQNVEFFPTSAAAQSRGYRACRRCLPDAVPGSPEWDVRADLAARAMRLISEGTVEREGVSGLSRRLGYSERQLSRVLNTELGAGPLALARAHRAHSARVLIEMSDLPITDIAFAAGFSSVRQFNDTIREVFARTPSELRAAAARRGHGRQHANPHAPSTGVRLCLRLPFREPFDASGVLDFLSARAVPGVEAVDGDYRRTLRLPHGPAVVRVTARPTHVECVVRLADVRDLSGAVSRVRRLWDLNADPQAVFDCLSGDPVIGSWVHATPGIRVPGAVDGPELVLRAILGQQVSVAAARTAAGRLTADLGEPVAIASDGDPARLFPSPATVAEHADEVLTGPRRRIAAIRGVAAALASGTLDVHVGREADELRHDLLSMPGIGPWTADYVLMRLLHRTDLLLDTDRALLRGAQVLGLSPARLADHARRWRPWRSYAGMYLWRASSAPHPRRPWKETP, from the coding sequence ATGGCTCAGGTGACGGTGACGGCTTCGCCCATGTGCGCGGGGCTCTGGCGGGACACGGAACGTTGCTACCGCGCCGTCAGCTCGCGCGATGCGCGGTTCGACGGTCAGTTCGTGGTGGCCGTCCGCACCACGCGCATCTACTGCCGGCCGTCGTGCCCCGCCATGACGCCGAAACCGCAGAACGTCGAGTTCTTCCCCACGTCCGCCGCCGCACAGTCACGCGGCTACCGGGCATGCAGGCGCTGCCTACCCGACGCTGTGCCCGGCTCCCCGGAGTGGGACGTGCGGGCCGACCTCGCCGCACGCGCCATGCGCCTCATCTCCGAGGGCACGGTGGAGCGTGAAGGGGTGTCAGGGCTGTCGCGCAGGCTCGGTTACTCGGAACGGCAACTGAGCCGGGTGCTGAACACCGAACTCGGTGCCGGGCCACTCGCACTCGCCCGTGCCCACCGCGCCCACTCGGCGAGGGTGCTCATCGAGATGTCGGACCTGCCGATCACCGACATCGCGTTCGCTGCCGGTTTCTCCAGCGTGCGGCAGTTCAACGACACGATCCGCGAGGTGTTCGCCAGGACACCGTCCGAGCTCCGCGCCGCGGCGGCACGGCGCGGCCACGGCAGGCAGCACGCGAACCCGCATGCGCCCTCCACCGGCGTCAGGCTGTGCCTGCGGCTGCCCTTCCGGGAGCCGTTCGACGCCTCCGGAGTGCTCGACTTTCTCTCCGCCCGCGCGGTCCCCGGCGTGGAGGCAGTGGACGGCGACTACCGCCGGACCCTGCGGCTGCCCCACGGCCCCGCTGTCGTCCGGGTGACAGCGCGGCCGACGCACGTCGAGTGCGTGGTCCGGCTCGCCGACGTGCGTGACCTGTCGGGCGCGGTGTCACGCGTGCGCAGGCTGTGGGATCTCAACGCCGACCCTCAGGCCGTGTTCGACTGTCTGTCGGGCGACCCGGTGATCGGGTCCTGGGTCCACGCGACACCCGGCATTCGGGTTCCAGGTGCCGTGGACGGGCCGGAACTCGTACTGCGCGCCATTCTCGGGCAGCAGGTGTCCGTGGCTGCGGCACGCACGGCGGCCGGTCGCCTCACGGCCGATCTCGGCGAGCCCGTGGCGATCGCCTCCGACGGCGACCCGGCCCGACTCTTCCCTTCGCCGGCAACGGTGGCCGAGCACGCCGACGAGGTGCTCACCGGTCCCCGGCGCCGTATTGCCGCCATCCGTGGAGTCGCCGCCGCCCTGGCCTCCGGAACTCTCGACGTCCACGTCGGCCGAGAGGCCGACGAACTGCGGCACGACCTGCTCTCGATGCCCGGCATCGGCCCGTGGACGGCGGACTACGTGCTGATGCGACTGCTCCACCGCACCGACCTGTTGCTCGACACCGACCGCGCACTGCTGCGGGGAGCCCAGGTGCTCGGCCTCAGTCCTGCTCGTCTCGCCGACCACGCCCGGCGTTGGAGGCCGTGGCGGTCGTACGCAGGTATGTATCTGTGGCGTGCGAGCAGCGCGCCACACCCGAGAAGACCGTGGAAGGAAACCCCATGA
- a CDS encoding methylated-DNA--[protein]-cysteine S-methyltransferase: MIAYWSTQDTPVGAFTTVVDSEGAVLASGWTAEVADLTSVIASPLRPGTLNRHTDLGIVTKAVSRYHDGELDAVDEIPVRQKSGAFLQHAWDVLRTVPAGNPVTYSEFAVLAGRPAAVRAAASACARNAAALFVPCHRVLRIGGALGGFRWGLDVKRWLLDHESSSGHED; encoded by the coding sequence ATGATCGCCTACTGGTCCACACAGGACACCCCCGTCGGCGCCTTCACCACGGTGGTCGACTCCGAGGGCGCCGTGCTGGCCTCCGGATGGACCGCCGAGGTGGCGGATTTGACCAGCGTCATCGCTTCCCCTCTCCGTCCCGGCACCCTGAACCGGCACACTGACCTGGGCATCGTCACGAAGGCGGTGAGCCGCTACCACGACGGTGAACTCGACGCCGTGGACGAGATACCCGTTCGGCAGAAGTCCGGCGCCTTCCTCCAACACGCGTGGGACGTGCTGCGAACCGTGCCCGCTGGAAATCCGGTGACGTACTCCGAGTTCGCGGTACTGGCGGGGCGTCCCGCCGCGGTCCGCGCGGCGGCGTCGGCATGTGCGCGAAACGCCGCCGCGCTGTTCGTCCCGTGTCACCGGGTGCTGCGCATCGGCGGCGCGCTCGGCGGTTTCCGATGGGGCCTGGACGTGAAGAGGTGGCTGCTCGACCACGAGTCATCCTCCGGCCACGAGGACTGA